The Cydia amplana chromosome 23, ilCydAmpl1.1, whole genome shotgun sequence genome includes a region encoding these proteins:
- the LOC134658708 gene encoding dr1-associated corepressor isoform X1: protein MPSKKRKYNARFPAGRIKKIMQTDEEVGKVAQAVPIIISRTLELFVESLLSKALQVTTARNAKTLSPSHVKQCILGESRFDFLKDLVANIPDVSAAEEKEMMSAEDSPNSSRFSDSAPRRLARDDSNSSSSSEIRPRIQRDMPRSISLDPDIHRHRPEPSSTIVSTDTVMDLSKKSTEPKVRANFYQETLPDEVQQTSVITPNPTYAQPSTSNFVPKVDVPKPTKFYVDVPIQNNNTPVTPILNIDFSKSLAAPEIKVLSPLEKPRLQRQNSKPHKEVKKFKTPIAHIDIDLTGNLQIDEDYDT from the exons ATGCCATCGAAAAAGAGAAAATACAACGCCCGGTTTCCCGCC GGGCGAATTAAGAAGATAATGCAGACAGACGAGGAGGTCGGGAAAGTGGCCCAGGCTGTGCCAATCATAATTT ctcggacactggagCTGTTCGTGGAATCCCTTCTCAGCAAAGCCCTACAAGTGACGACCGCCAGGAACGCCAAGACCCTCAGCCCTTCACACGTCAAGCAGTGTATACTAGGTGAATCTCGCTTCGACTTCCTTAAAGACTTG gtcGCAAACATACCAGATGTGTCGGCGGCAGAAGAGAAAGAAATGATGAGCGCCGAGGACTCCCCAAATTCATCTAG ATTTTCAGACTCAGCTCCCCGCCGACTAGCCAGAGATGACTCCAATAGCTCGAGTAGCAGCGAAATCCGACCGCGGATCCAAAGAGACATGCCTCGCAGCATCTCCTTGGACCCCGATATACATAGGCACAGGCCCGAACCCTCCTCCACCATAGTCTCCACAGACACAGTCATGGATTTATCCAAAAAGTCAACAGAACCAAAGGTTCGTGCAAACTTCTACCAAGAAACGCTACCCGATGAGGTACAGCAAACCAGTGTCATAACCCCCAACCCGACTTACGCGCAACCGTCAACCTCAAATTTCGTCCCAAAAGTCGACGTGCCAAAGCCAACGAAATTCTACGTAGATGTACCAATACAGAACAACAACACGCCTGTAACGCCAATTTTAAACATAGACTTTTCTAAAAGCTTAGCCGCGCCCGAGATAAAAGTTTTAAGCCCTCTAGAAAAACCGAGATTACAAAGGCAGAATTCGAAACCACATAAGGAGGTTAAGAAATTTAAAACTCCCATAGCCCATATCGACATAGATTTGACGGGCAATCTACAGATCGATGAAGACTATGATACCTGA
- the LOC134658760 gene encoding protein lines — MVLRGHLDCETQSNEGMASDQPVKKKQRIDAPDIDDGSDRSAEEITDIFDSETSPAEPSDDFPRNGESPDSGTVSEDAVDCSTILRLPSEEIIPSCSSTTQQWTVADDKLLAELRILQENLVGQCLCTVEEHKVSQMFDRRLNIVSWPLTCSLTYLSTMQLMFDIYLKQNNTGTICSKLMQACDMLVRNRHDWITEVVELADHKSKFITFVASRVLASFLIVAKDTVDENWLQQIAENIYLFDRINRITVQKINFSLDIIKRIVEWKDVEQHPLEDSNYINSVGNMHVQEDNPFRSSAGYSTSQMPSSSHGDNLHNEFSNLQTHGAPSTSSGEKPAETKPVTFKLHEPVLKFPMDQQVSGIEQPESPEPPASRMERVNENGCVTVILTDSESFDTSHIKCLTIKTLEQHWPVLVKNMKLLLLRYLNLANAENCILTFFSLWENIISVKANLSVIDTKPFYADLQGFVDLLRNTILPSMVYTHLLSLFNEVLCYGSTLALQDILPEEICCLAHSIVRFVKDFRLLNDVRVRNSRSGFGFLGNECTVLRDYSLGPTVTALSASIQLVDQSYGDDDNDDTNQSNTEVDKTMLQRMSLLVLKSIAVTVKEMRCDSSDSSIDSSDYNAIQDMQIVERSIRDVLKKLDAFIRNTMEFHPETPFTKMLIHLFSEQDDYLIESMVCTLDITVGIVYRNSMYPDLIPMLNPIASFIEFLKVVSHDSDVLLDYLVSNETCFLLYLLRFLKYVRRNWPKFIETCQHTDSAGSRGLDDTMRVLIRLRLQISRLVSRSLFPYNISPVLRLLEVCESLYEGNELS, encoded by the coding sequence ATGGTTTTGCGAGGGCACTTAGATTGCGAAACGCAATCAAATGAAGGTATGGCTTCCGATCAGCCCGTTAAGAAGAAGCAGCGTATAGACGCGCCCGACATCGACGACGGCAGCGACAGGTCGGCTGAGGAGATCACTGATATATTTGACTCGGAAACCTCTCCAGCGGAGCCATCAGACGACTTTCCTCGAAATGGTGAGTCTCCTGACAGCGGAACCGTTAGCGAGGATGCCGTGGACTGCTCAACCATCCTCCGGCTGCCTAGTGAAGAAATAATACCATCCTGTTCAAGTACAACCCAGCAATGGACAGTGGCTGATGACAAACTGCTTGCTGAGCTAAGAATTCTACAAGAAAACCTTGTAGGCCAGTGTCTGTGCACGGTAGAGGAACATAAAGTCTCGCAAATGTTTGATAGACGGCTAAACATTGTATCATGGCCGTTAACATGCTCATTGACTTATTTATCTACTATGCAGCTGATGtttgacatatatttaaaacaaaataatactgGTACAATATGTTCAAAGTTGATGCAAGCTTGTGACATGCTCGTGAGGAACCGGCATGATTGGATTACAGAAGTTGTAGAACTTGCTGACCATAAAAGCAAATTCATAACATTTGTGGCCAGTAGAGTGTTAGCAAGCTTTCTCATAGTTGCTAAAGACACTGTTGATGAGAACTGGCTCCAACAAATCGCAGAAAACATCTACCTTTTTGATAGAATTAATAGGATAACAGTACAAAAGATTAACTTTAGTCTTGATATTATTAAAAGGATAGTTGAATGGAAAGATGTGGAACAGCATCCATTAGAAGATAGCAACTACATCAACTCGGTGGGCAACATGCATGTTCAGGAAGACAATCCGTTCAGGAGTAGTGCCGGTTACAGTACAAGTCAGATGCCATCCAGCTCCCATGgagacaatttacataatgagtTTTCAAATCTCCAAACACACGGTGCACCATCGACATCCTCAGGTGAAAAGCCTGCCGAAACCAAACCGGTTACATTCAAGCTTCACGAGCCAGTGCTAAAGTTTCCTATGGACCAGCAAGTTAGTGGGATAGAGCAGCCGGAATCCCCTGAGCCTCCAGCGTCTAGAATGGAACGGGTCAATGAGAATGGTTGTGTAACAGTCATACTAACAGACTCGGAGTCATTTGACACTTCACACATCAAATGCTTGACTATAAAGACGCTAGAGCAGCACTGGCCTGTCCTAGTTAAGAACATGAAGCTCCTACTCCTCCGGTACCTGAATTTAGCGAATGCTGAAAACTGTATACTAACATTTTTCTCACTATGGGAGAATATTATTAGCGTAAAAGCCAACCTCTCAGTGATAGACACTAAGCCATTTTACGCAGACTTGCAGGGTTTTGTAGATTTGTTAAGGAACACCATTCTCCCGAGCATGGTGTACACGcatttattaagtttgtttaacGAAGTTTTATGCTATGGCTCCACATTGGCGCTACAAGATATTTTGCCTGAAGAGATATGTTGTTTAGCGCACTCTATTGTCAGATTTGTGAAAGATTTCAGGCTTCTCAATGATGTAAGAGTCCGGAACAGTAGAAGTGGTTTTGGTTTCCTAGGGAATGAATGCACTGTTCTCAGGGACTACTCTCTAGGTCCCACAGTTACGGCACTTTCAGCGTCTATACAACTGGTAGATCAAAGCTATGGAgacgatgataatgatgataccAATCAGTCTAACACTGAAGTAGACAAAACTATGTTACAAAGAATGTCTCTCTTAGTCCTGAAATCCATAGCAGTAACGGTTAAAGAGATGAGATGCGATTCCTCAGACAGTTCTATTGATTCTTCTGATTACAATGCCATACAAGACATGCAGATAGTAGAAAGATCTATACGTGATGTCTTAAAAAAATTAGATGCTTTTATTAGAAACACTATGGAATTCCATCCGGAGACTCCTTTCACTAAAATGCTGATACACTTATTTAGTGAACAGGATGACTATCTAATTGAATCCATGGTGTGCACTTTGGATATAACTGTCGGTATAGTGTACAGAAACTCTATGTATCCCGACTTAATACCTATGCTGAACCCTATAGCTTCTTTTATAGAGTTCTTGAAAGTAGTTTCGCATGATAGTGATGTGTTACTAGACTACTTAGTGAGCAATGAGACCTGTTTCTTGCTGTATTTGCTTCGGTTCCTCAAGTATGTGAGGCGCAACTGGCCGAAGTTTATAGAAACGTGTCAACACACTGACTCCGCTGGCAGCCGAGGCCTGGATGACACTATGCGGGTTTTAATACGGCTCAGATTGCAGATCAGTAGACTTGTATCACGATCTTTGTTCCCGTATAATATCAGCCCAGTACTGAGACTGTTAGAGGTGTGTGAGAGCCTTTATGAAGGCAATGAATTGAGCTGA
- the LOC134658708 gene encoding dr1-associated corepressor isoform X3, with amino-acid sequence MPSKKRKYNARFPAGRIKKIMQTDEEVGKVAQAVPIIISRTLELFVESLLSKALQVTTARNAKTLSPSHVKQCILAEARFDFLKDLVANIPDVSAAEEKEMMSAEDSPNSSRFSDSAPRRLARDDSNSSSSSEIRPRIQRDMPRSISLDPDIHRHRPEPSSTIVSTDTVMDLSKKSTEPKVRANFYQETLPDEVQQTSVITPNPTYAQPSTSNFVPKVDVPKPTKFYVDVPIQNNNTPVTPILNIDFSKSLAAPEIKVLSPLEKPRLQRQNSKPHKEVKKFKTPIAHIDIDLTGNLQIDEDYDT; translated from the exons ATGCCATCGAAAAAGAGAAAATACAACGCCCGGTTTCCCGCC GGGCGAATTAAGAAGATAATGCAGACAGACGAGGAGGTCGGGAAAGTGGCCCAGGCTGTGCCAATCATAATTT ctcggacactggagCTGTTCGTGGAATCCCTTCTCAGCAAAGCCCTACAAGTGACGACCGCCAGGAACGCCAAGACCCTCAGCCCTTCACACGTCAAGCAGTGTATACTAG CTGAAGCTCGCTTCGACTTCCTTAAGGACTTG gtcGCAAACATACCAGATGTGTCGGCGGCAGAAGAGAAAGAAATGATGAGCGCCGAGGACTCCCCAAATTCATCTAG ATTTTCAGACTCAGCTCCCCGCCGACTAGCCAGAGATGACTCCAATAGCTCGAGTAGCAGCGAAATCCGACCGCGGATCCAAAGAGACATGCCTCGCAGCATCTCCTTGGACCCCGATATACATAGGCACAGGCCCGAACCCTCCTCCACCATAGTCTCCACAGACACAGTCATGGATTTATCCAAAAAGTCAACAGAACCAAAGGTTCGTGCAAACTTCTACCAAGAAACGCTACCCGATGAGGTACAGCAAACCAGTGTCATAACCCCCAACCCGACTTACGCGCAACCGTCAACCTCAAATTTCGTCCCAAAAGTCGACGTGCCAAAGCCAACGAAATTCTACGTAGATGTACCAATACAGAACAACAACACGCCTGTAACGCCAATTTTAAACATAGACTTTTCTAAAAGCTTAGCCGCGCCCGAGATAAAAGTTTTAAGCCCTCTAGAAAAACCGAGATTACAAAGGCAGAATTCGAAACCACATAAGGAGGTTAAGAAATTTAAAACTCCCATAGCCCATATCGACATAGATTTGACGGGCAATCTACAGATCGATGAAGACTATGATACCTGA
- the LOC134658708 gene encoding dr1-associated corepressor isoform X2: MPSKKRKYNARFPAGRIKKIMQTDEEVGKVAQAVPIIISRTLELFVESLLSKALQVTTARNAKTLSPSHVKQCILAESRFDFLKDLVANIPDVSAAEEKEMMSAEDSPNSSRFSDSAPRRLARDDSNSSSSSEIRPRIQRDMPRSISLDPDIHRHRPEPSSTIVSTDTVMDLSKKSTEPKVRANFYQETLPDEVQQTSVITPNPTYAQPSTSNFVPKVDVPKPTKFYVDVPIQNNNTPVTPILNIDFSKSLAAPEIKVLSPLEKPRLQRQNSKPHKEVKKFKTPIAHIDIDLTGNLQIDEDYDT; this comes from the exons ATGCCATCGAAAAAGAGAAAATACAACGCCCGGTTTCCCGCC GGGCGAATTAAGAAGATAATGCAGACAGACGAGGAGGTCGGGAAAGTGGCCCAGGCTGTGCCAATCATAATTT ctcggacactggagCTGTTCGTGGAATCCCTTCTCAGCAAAGCCCTACAAGTGACGACCGCCAGGAACGCCAAGACCCTCAGCCCTTCACACGTCAAGCAGTGTATACTAG CTGAATCTCGCTTCGACTTCCTTAAAGACTTG gtcGCAAACATACCAGATGTGTCGGCGGCAGAAGAGAAAGAAATGATGAGCGCCGAGGACTCCCCAAATTCATCTAG ATTTTCAGACTCAGCTCCCCGCCGACTAGCCAGAGATGACTCCAATAGCTCGAGTAGCAGCGAAATCCGACCGCGGATCCAAAGAGACATGCCTCGCAGCATCTCCTTGGACCCCGATATACATAGGCACAGGCCCGAACCCTCCTCCACCATAGTCTCCACAGACACAGTCATGGATTTATCCAAAAAGTCAACAGAACCAAAGGTTCGTGCAAACTTCTACCAAGAAACGCTACCCGATGAGGTACAGCAAACCAGTGTCATAACCCCCAACCCGACTTACGCGCAACCGTCAACCTCAAATTTCGTCCCAAAAGTCGACGTGCCAAAGCCAACGAAATTCTACGTAGATGTACCAATACAGAACAACAACACGCCTGTAACGCCAATTTTAAACATAGACTTTTCTAAAAGCTTAGCCGCGCCCGAGATAAAAGTTTTAAGCCCTCTAGAAAAACCGAGATTACAAAGGCAGAATTCGAAACCACATAAGGAGGTTAAGAAATTTAAAACTCCCATAGCCCATATCGACATAGATTTGACGGGCAATCTACAGATCGATGAAGACTATGATACCTGA